The stretch of DNA CGGCGCGGTCGCGGACCTCGCGCGCGCCGACCGGCTGCTGAAGTCCACCAATTCGGGCGATCGTGCGGTGCTCGAGGAACTCCTGCACCGACTGTCGGTGCGCCGGGCGCCGCGCGCCGCGTGATGGCCGCGCTTGCGCGCGCCGGGTTCGCCTGGGCGCTGGCGGCCGCATTCGGCACGGGCGCCTACGCCACGCAGGTGGCCGCGCAGGATCGCCTTGCTCGAGCAGAGGATTTCCTCTGGGAGGGAGACGCGGACGCCGCCAGGCGGGAGCTGGCGCGCTGGTTCGAAACGTCGGAGCGTACGGCGCCTGGCGCCGCCCGAGGGAGGGCGCTGCTGCTGCGTGCTCGGCTCAGCGCCGACCCCGTCGCCGCGGAACGCGACTACCTGGAGGTGGTGCACGCCTATCCGCGCTCGCCGGCCGCACCCGAGGCG from Gemmatimonadota bacterium encodes:
- a CDS encoding tetratricopeptide repeat protein codes for the protein MAALARAGFAWALAAAFGTGAYATQVAAQDRLARAEDFLWEGDADAARRELARWFETSERTAPGAARGRALLLRARLSADPVAAERDYLEVVHAYPRSPAAPEALLRLGQWVLAKGETDRAVSYLDRLVSDHPGWRGRDEALLWLARALHAQGRRRDACRVAQGAARSADPSVARLARAEAARCR